One stretch of Planctomycetaceae bacterium DNA includes these proteins:
- a CDS encoding metallophosphoesterase has product MPRSKSFARFSTAAVACVLLPAIALAFPPKEPFDPRPVMAQALKGITADKFSFVVMGDSKCNPGFTGLLDRAEALKPSHVLLIGDMVPSAVPKNYDQFERQLSPFARKMALWPCVGNHDVGGLQAKQFPLYVKFWGIDSKHYTFDVRNCRFITLDAAMTQPTKDELTWFEEQLAQGKKAGKHLFVWQHVPSYTIGVKPKAEIPGRPTAFTRLCTKYGVVADFAGHDHSYYRTHRDGVTYIIQALGGAGIYEGKRIAEAIEGDSYVIGTGGGATKIRTPAGEKTGRYELMLTAIHVDGDKITGTTMTASGEVVEEFPLVPPPRPAPATQPATAPAGAAVHD; this is encoded by the coding sequence ATGCCTCGTTCGAAATCTTTCGCCAGGTTCTCGACCGCCGCCGTCGCTTGCGTTCTGCTGCCGGCCATTGCCCTGGCGTTTCCGCCGAAAGAGCCCTTCGACCCGCGCCCGGTGATGGCCCAGGCGCTCAAGGGCATTACGGCCGACAAGTTCAGCTTCGTCGTCATGGGCGACTCGAAGTGCAACCCCGGCTTCACGGGCCTGCTTGATCGGGCAGAGGCGCTGAAGCCCTCGCACGTGCTGCTTATCGGCGACATGGTCCCCAGCGCCGTGCCCAAGAACTACGACCAGTTCGAGAGGCAGCTTTCGCCATTCGCCCGCAAGATGGCCCTGTGGCCTTGCGTGGGCAACCATGATGTCGGCGGACTCCAGGCAAAGCAGTTTCCCCTGTACGTCAAATTCTGGGGCATCGATTCCAAGCACTACACGTTCGACGTGCGAAATTGCCGCTTCATCACCCTCGACGCCGCCATGACCCAACCCACCAAAGACGAACTGACGTGGTTCGAAGAGCAATTGGCCCAGGGCAAGAAGGCCGGCAAACATCTCTTCGTCTGGCAGCATGTGCCCAGTTACACCATCGGCGTCAAGCCCAAGGCGGAAATTCCGGGCCGCCCGACAGCCTTCACGCGGCTGTGTACCAAGTATGGCGTGGTGGCCGACTTTGCCGGGCATGACCACAGCTACTATCGCACGCACCGCGACGGCGTGACGTACATCATTCAGGCGCTGGGCGGGGCGGGCATCTACGAAGGCAAGCGAATTGCCGAGGCAATCGAGGGCGATTCGTACGTCATCGGCACCGGCGGCGGCGCGACGAAGATCCGCACGCCGGCCGGTGAAAAGACCGGCAGATACGAGTTGATGCTGACGGCCATTCACGTCGACGGCGACAAGATCACCGGCACGACGATGACGGCCTCGGGCGAAGTGGTCGAGGAGTTCCCGCTGGTCCCCCCGCCCAGGCCCGCCCCGGCGACACAACCGGCGACAGCGCCCGCGGGTGCGGCAGTACACGATTAA
- a CDS encoding protease complex subunit PrcB family protein translates to MSKTISALTVGAASLLMLCLGGQFGVAAEKGTAVAVVQQWRGFNASQEAPRRVVVKDQKAWEEVWSAMVGYLEPKPEAPKVDFDSQMVIAVFMGRRSTGGFSIQITGIELNDKMVVAVKQSSPPPGAITTQALTSPYHVVVVAKTDKPVEFVDDKK, encoded by the coding sequence ATGAGCAAGACGATATCGGCGTTAACGGTCGGGGCAGCTTCGTTGCTTATGCTCTGCCTGGGCGGGCAGTTCGGAGTGGCCGCGGAGAAGGGCACGGCCGTGGCGGTCGTTCAGCAGTGGCGGGGGTTCAACGCCAGTCAGGAGGCGCCGCGGCGGGTCGTTGTCAAAGACCAGAAGGCGTGGGAGGAGGTCTGGTCGGCCATGGTCGGCTATCTCGAACCCAAACCCGAGGCGCCCAAGGTCGACTTCGACAGTCAGATGGTCATCGCCGTCTTCATGGGCCGGCGCAGTACGGGAGGCTTCTCGATTCAAATCACCGGCATTGAGCTCAATGACAAGATGGTCGTCGCGGTCAAGCAGTCTTCCCCTCCGCCCGGCGCCATCACCACACAGGCGCTGACATCACCGTATCACGTGGTGGTCGTCGCCAAGACGGACAAGCCTGTTGAGTTCGTCGACGATAAAAAGTGA